CGATCATGATGGTGGCAGTCGTGATTGCCGTGGGCATTATGCTGTGGGCATCACGACCTTTGATGGAGTTTGTCAATAAACATCCAACCGTGGTCATTCTCTGCCTCGGCTTCCTGATGATGATCGGTTTCTCTTTAATTGTAGAAGGTTTTGGTTTCCATATTCCAAAAGGCTATCTGTATGCTGCGATTGGTTTCTCGGTATTGGTCGAGATGGTCAATCAGCTGATGCGCCACAACCAGGAAAAACTGGTCACTACCACCGATTTGCGTTACCGCACGGCCTCTGCCGTGTTGCGGATGCTGGGTAGCCAACACAAGACTGAAACCACCAATCAAGAGCAGGAAGATGTTTTAGCGACCCAAGCCTTTGCTAAAGAAGTGTTTGATGAAGATAATGGTGTTTATCACAGCGTGCTGGTGCAAGGTGTATTGAGCCTGTCAGAACGCCCAGTGAAATCGGTGATGACCCCTCGCCCAGAGTTGGAATGGATCGATCTGGAAGAAGATGCTGAACTGATCAAACAGCAGCTGATGTCAATGACGCATTCCCGACTGATTGTGGCACATGGTGAGCTCGATAACATTGCCGGGATTGTGCTGACCCATAAAGTGTTAAATGAGTATATTGAAACTGGTGTGCTGAATTTTGAAAAACATCTGCGTGAACCGGTGATTGTGCATGAAAATGCTCAGGTGCTGATGGTGATGGAGCAGTTACGTCAGGCACCCTTACAGATGGCGATCGTGCTGAATGAATATGGTTCAATTGAGGGGATTGCCACTCCAATTGATGTCCTTGAGGCGATTGCAGGTGAATTCCCGGATGAGGATCAAAGCGAAGCCGTTGCTGAGACCTTGGAGGATGGTTCTCTGATTCTGGAAGGTTCAACAGATATTCGTCATGTTTCCTTATTGCTGGGATGTGACTTGGTCGATGAAAACGAACACTATTCGACTTTGTCTGGCTATATGCTATGGCACTTGGGCCGTTTACCGCACAATGGCGAAAGCATGCAGGCGGAAGGTTATGTATTTGAAGTCCTCACGATGGATGGTCATAAAATCGAAAAAGTCCGGATTTATCAAGCTGTCAAAAATAAGTCTGCAGACTAGAGTTCTGTTGTGATTTAAAATAGCCCTCTTCTGAGGGTTATTTTTGGATCGGTTATGCAACCCAATACATGTCCCTGTGGCCAAGGTCTTTATCAGCAGTGCTGTCAGCCTTTGCACCAGCAGCAACAATATGCGGTCAGTGCAGAACAGTTGATGCGTTCGCGTTATAGTGCCTTTGCCTTGCAGCAAATCGATTATCTGATCCAGACCACGGCACTTGGACAACAAGCCGCTCTGGACCGGGCAGGGATTGCAGACTGGAGCCAGCGTAATCAATGGCTGAAACTGGAAATTCTGCAGGTACAGGAAAAAATCGGCAAAGCGCATGCGGCGGTAGAATTTCAGGCGCATTATCACGATGGGCAACAGGCTCAGGTACATCGTGAGTTGTCTTATTTTGTCCAGTACCAAGGGCGCTGGTACTTTCTGGATCCGACCTTAGACATGCAGATCACTATGAAGCAGCCGTGTGTCTGTGGCTCAGGGAAAAAATTTAAGCAGTGCTGTGCGCAATTTTTATGAGTTTAGCTTAGAATAGCGCGCATCTTGTACCCGGGCGGATGAAGGGCCATGTTATTGACCATCATTTATATTATAGCGATTACCGCGGAAGCGATGACAGGTGCACTGTCAGCAGGCCGACGCAGTATGGACTGGTTTGGTGTGGTTCTGATTGCCTGCGTCACTGC
This portion of the Acinetobacter sp. GSS19 genome encodes:
- a CDS encoding YchJ family protein; its protein translation is MQPNTCPCGQGLYQQCCQPLHQQQQYAVSAEQLMRSRYSAFALQQIDYLIQTTALGQQAALDRAGIADWSQRNQWLKLEILQVQEKIGKAHAAVEFQAHYHDGQQAQVHRELSYFVQYQGRWYFLDPTLDMQITMKQPCVCGSGKKFKQCCAQFL
- a CDS encoding TerC family protein gives rise to the protein MIFEWMSDPSAWVGLATLIVLEIVLGIDNLVFIAILAEKLPPEQRNAARLLGLMLALGMRLILLASIAWVVTLTQPLFHIFDHPFSGRDLILLLGGTFLLFKGTMELHERIEGHQPHKEESPVHAAFWMVIVQIVVLDAVFSLDSVITAVGMVKELSIMMVAVVIAVGIMLWASRPLMEFVNKHPTVVILCLGFLMMIGFSLIVEGFGFHIPKGYLYAAIGFSVLVEMVNQLMRHNQEKLVTTTDLRYRTASAVLRMLGSQHKTETTNQEQEDVLATQAFAKEVFDEDNGVYHSVLVQGVLSLSERPVKSVMTPRPELEWIDLEEDAELIKQQLMSMTHSRLIVAHGELDNIAGIVLTHKVLNEYIETGVLNFEKHLREPVIVHENAQVLMVMEQLRQAPLQMAIVLNEYGSIEGIATPIDVLEAIAGEFPDEDQSEAVAETLEDGSLILEGSTDIRHVSLLLGCDLVDENEHYSTLSGYMLWHLGRLPHNGESMQAEGYVFEVLTMDGHKIEKVRIYQAVKNKSAD